The Listeria cossartiae subsp. cossartiae genome includes the window TAATACTAATATAATTGCTGAAGCTACTGAGGCAAGCGCGGCATCTGGTGCTACGGCTGCTCCGATGTTTGCCCATCCAAGTGCGATCATTTGTAGAGTTCCGCCAAGGATGATACATGCTGTTAAGTTACCTGTTACGAGACCAATTAATGTACATGCGATTAGTGGCTGATGGAACTGAAATTCATCCAGAATTCCTTCAATACCTGCTAAAAATGCAATAAGTACTACTAAAATTATTGATATGACAGACATAATAAACCTCCTATTTTAATTTTTTATTGTGTCTTTAGTTCATTTTTTGCTTTTTTAATGATGTCTTCCATGTTTGCGCTTGAGTCATTAGGGACTTTACGTACATCGAATTTAACGCCTTTTTCTTTTAATTTCTCAAAAGTGGCAACATCATCTTTACCCATGGAAAGTACTTTGCTAACAACAACTTTACCTACAGAGTGAGCCATGGAACCAACGTTTACTTGTTCGATTTCTACGCCACCTTCAATTGCGCGTAAAACATCTTGAGGATTTTCGAATAATAAAAGTGCTTTTGTATTGCCGAAACGTGGATCTTTTGAAATCTCAATCATTTTTTGGACTGGGATAACGTTAGCTTTTACTCCTGGTGGTGCTGCTTGCTCGATTAATTTTTTACGAAGATCGTCTTTTGCAACTGCATCTGAAACGACGATAATTCTTGTTGGGTGTGTTGCTTTTGTCCATGCAGTGGCTACTTGACCATGCAAGAGACGTGAATCAACACGTGCTAGAACGAATTCAATTTTTCCATCACCAACTGCAGCGATTTCTGCTTGTGGCTGTTCAGTAGCTGTAACTTGCGGTTGTAGTTCTTCTGGTTTCACACGGATACCTTCTTGAGCTGGCGCAAGGATATTTGCTGCGATTTCATGTGCGCTTTCCATTGTAAAACGTGATGAGAAAGCTTCAATCAACATTGGCAAGTTAAGTCCTGCTACGATTGCCCACTTATCTTTATTGAGTTCATAAAGACCGTTTGCTTGATTGAATGGTGTGCCTCCCCAAAGATCCACTAAGAATAAAACTTCATCTTGGCTATCAAAGGATGCAATTGCAGCTTCCATTTTAGCTTTGATGTCTTCTGGACCTTCGCTTGGCATCAAAGTGATTGCTTTAACGTTTTCTTGCTCGCCGAAAATCATTGTTCCGGACTGCAAAATACCTTCAGCAAATTCACCGTGAGTTGCGAGGATAATTCCTACCATCTTTTTCCCTCCTAATATAATTCATTTATTTTGCTACCCGCTCTATTTATTGCAAGTTCCGTGCCAACTTTATAGTATTGCGACTAGAATACTGTTGTATCAGTACTTTTCCGAATTAAAATTTTACGGTATTAATTAGTGTATCGTTCGTCGATACAGAAAAACATGTATTATAATTTAGTGTATTCATGAAATTGATAATGTATATCAAAAAATCGCTATTAATTCATCATAATCCCTATAAAAAGTAAAAAAACTACCCAAAAATTATATTTGAGTAGTTTTTTTATGCTATTTACAAGACACATAATACTTCTAAATCCTGCATTAAAATCCAAGGTGTCTTTTTAACATTAATTATTCCTTTTTCAACCAAGCCATTTATGATTAATGAGGTCGTTGAAACGGAGCATTTGGCTAACTTTGCTAGGACGTAAATTTTTAGCCATCGTGGAAATACGGGCTTGCTTACTGGATTTAATTCGTACCATTTGATAATTCTCAGTAAAACTTTTTCCACTCGTTCTTCGGGTTCTGCTGACATTATTTCTCTTTGCCATTCTAAGCTTTTCTCAAAATCTTCCGCTATCTGCAAGAAGAAATTCGATAATAAATTGTGCTCGTCTAGCTTCTCGAATAGTTCATCTGTTGGAATAATGCTATAGGTTGTACTTTCTAACGCGGATAGCAGTAATACTCTTTCCGTTGTGTAAATAATACGTTCACCCGCAAATATTCGTTCAATTGTGGGTTTCTTTCCCGCGCTCTTTTGTATCATTAAACCTTTTTCCATGATGATTATTTGTCCATGTTGCAATTTAAGTTCCTTACCTACCTCCAATTCTTGGTGAGTAAGAGAAAAATTCTTTCTAATCCATGAATAAATCAGCAAATCTTGACTGATTAGTTTATGAAATTCTAAAAAAGTCATTTTCTATTTCCTTTCCTCCCATGTCTTTTAAAAAAATTGGGCTACCGGCCGAACTATCTCTGTCTGTTCACGGAAAAAAATTTGTTTCATTCAGCGGGAAAAGGTAGGCCAGCCTCCAATTTAAGACTCCCTACCTCCCCGTTTTGTTTATTTATGACTTCTTCTCTGTCTATTGATCCATAGGAATAACGCTAATCCTACTAAGCAAACTCCTAGCAAGACAATCCATAAGTTCATTTGATCGCCAGTTCTTGGAATCGCTTCACGGAATGTTGCTGTGCGCTGTTTTACTTCCGTCAAATCGTTGCCGCCTTTGCTAATCGCTTCTTTCTCAGCTACTTGAATGTTAGCAACCACGGATAATTCTTTCTTGCCTGCGTCTGCTGTACCTTCATTAGGGTCAATTGTGTAAGTGACTTTGTAGGTGCCAGCTTTTTTAGTATTAACTTTCCCTGTGACTTTTACATTAGAAAGTGGGATTTCGCTACCATTTCTCGACATTGCGCTAACGAAATTGTCTTTCGGATCCCATTTTCCATTTAGTTGTAGCTGACTATCATGGACGATAATTTTCGCGTGATTTTGTAGTACTGTCACATGAGATACACTTGTCACACCATCATAACTATAGGTAATTTCGTATGTGCCTGGCGTTTGTGTATCAACTTGACCTGTGACTGTTACGTTAGCCAATTTCACGTTGTCGCCTTGTTTGTTCGTAGCCGTGTCAAAGTTATCTTTCGCTTGCCAATCATCCCCAGCATAAATTGTGCTGTCGTGGCTTTCCACTTTCGTCTGTCTTGGTTTTACAGTGATTTGCACGACTTTTGAAACTCCCGCGTAACGATATGTCACGGAATAAGTGCCCGGAGTTGCTAAGTCAACATCAGCAGCATCTTCCACTGTAATGTCTTTATAAGCAACCGCGTTTCCAGCTTTATCAATCGCTCGGTCAAAATTGTCTTTTGCTGTCCAAGTATCTCCAGTATAAACCACAGAATCATGCGCATAAATAGCTGTTTGCGGATTTTTCACGGAGACTTGAATCGTTTTAGAAAAACCATCGTATTTGTAAGTGATTGGATACGTGCCGGCTTGCGTATTATCGACACTTCCTTCTACTGTAATATCTGCAAAAGTGACCGCATTCCCGTCTTTATCGCGTGCGCTATCAAAGTTATCTTTTGCATCCCACGGCTCATCAATATAAATTGTGGAGTTATGCGCATTTACAGCTGTTTGAATATTTTTCACTGTTAATGTCACTGTTTTAGTAGCTCCATCAAAACTATATTTGATTTGATATGTGCCAGCTTTATTTGTATTTACCGCCGGCGTCTCTGTAACGCTCACTTCGGAAAAGGCTACTGGATCACCGTCTTTATCTACGGCATTATCAAAGTTATCCTCAGCTGTCCAACTATCGCCTACATAAATAGTGGCATTGTGTGCATTAATTCCTTTTTTGTTTTCTTTTACTGTTACAGTGATTGTTTTTGCTTCACCTGCATACGTATAGGTGATTGGATACGTGCCGGCTTGCGTTGTGTTGACTGTATTTGTCACAGTAATTTTATCAAAAGTGATTGGATTACCATCTTTATCTGCGGCACTATCAAAGTTATCTTTCGCACTCCAAGTATCTCCAGTATAAATGGTAGAATCATGCGCATTAACTTCGGTTGCATTGTCTTTTACCGTAACATTAATAGTAGTTACCATATCGTTGTATTTATAAGATACTGGATACGTGCCAGCTGTTGTCGTATCAACCGAACCAGTGACTACGATATCCGCAA containing:
- a CDS encoding mannose/fructose/sorbose PTS transporter subunit IIA; this encodes MVGIILATHGEFAEGILQSGTMIFGEQENVKAITLMPSEGPEDIKAKMEAAIASFDSQDEVLFLVDLWGGTPFNQANGLYELNKDKWAIVAGLNLPMLIEAFSSRFTMESAHEIAANILAPAQEGIRVKPEELQPQVTATEQPQAEIAAVGDGKIEFVLARVDSRLLHGQVATAWTKATHPTRIIVVSDAVAKDDLRKKLIEQAAPPGVKANVIPVQKMIEISKDPRFGNTKALLLFENPQDVLRAIEGGVEIEQVNVGSMAHSVGKVVVSKVLSMGKDDVATFEKLKEKGVKFDVRKVPNDSSANMEDIIKKAKNELKTQ
- a CDS encoding mpt operon Crp-Fnr family transcription regulator encodes the protein MTFLEFHKLISQDLLIYSWIRKNFSLTHQELEVGKELKLQHGQIIIMEKGLMIQKSAGKKPTIERIFAGERIIYTTERVLLLSALESTTYSIIPTDELFEKLDEHNLLSNFFLQIAEDFEKSLEWQREIMSAEPEERVEKVLLRIIKWYELNPVSKPVFPRWLKIYVLAKLAKCSVSTTSLIINGLVEKGIINVKKTPWILMQDLEVLCVL